From a region of the Toxotes jaculatrix isolate fToxJac2 chromosome 7, fToxJac2.pri, whole genome shotgun sequence genome:
- the LOC121184531 gene encoding protein prune homolog 2-like: MEEYLRRVQSRLGVNASEDPIHAVLGGPEPDVDTVAATLCLALHLSQKETSGGLCLPVLCDRRCNVALPGETVRYLQRVKICESSLLWRQDVDLVKLHHTRKLSLTLLRDGLLDSSEYHTLESSILRVVHHDGQQDAGDDGASSAVTTVAREILQEAAEHIRATLGETLGEALRMQSEAMWNKHGRRSAQLEELMRSVERWSDVTAAATDLERLLTMELKEFSDGEMTIALSSVTTDKQDWHAYVDGLKTFSHRHGYDGLVVLLSINDTVHHPRQQVAVYSNNTDILNQICCELEESSSWSLSGELEARENFQVYHIPINTLSSSGTPPLLEEEIQGLLKDFVDRRNTVLACHPSSRTSSTEGVAGSVEFSQGSSGINDMDGSDIERAEGGSGDVVAIARVMADGEEETGGVGVSAGGELVSPDSGMTTIRSSRSSKESSVFLSDDSPVGEAIAGGGPAAGPGGLFLRNPSPLGLSSLSPPVPPERRKHRSSRNRSDNFDLFSFDPLHSSDRSLPAGGEMADSEVRGNEGQRRAGSSNLSELEELSLLDFSAPNSLDELESRNSSIDHHGQIHRNEMIDTVVPPTPVNSLVGSRPPSSCGVRFFPEDVAERINGLQHKDSVSSSLSETWDELGFDTQGALFSSDNNAWNRTKESESPQNIVEEVGDKGSVGDMTQILSKEEILKSENAHQREKRLEPQLSLVTEQTESYENWNPGFVLKDQWNPVTLADLQLTPPEEEVTGKCTAGITGTKEKTPSFTRKKATINTLTPDTSKEEDEGVRGKKGERQMELLDFWTYSTQKGFLKSDSGTTTSYPESLDMWNMTIRDDSLSPLTTPDNLSENSGSFCGANSNVVGDMSVESPPGFSDGGMKMWNTTIQEDSSSTITSPEGPENGKDLSHMGSLDSPETHAGKQSEEEKVIEEERGRVISQTPQELGWCDNEHNVKIVIETAEGTGRGEGDNAIQTAPSQQSVNLVTEHSEDETSPHQGTNLWDLPVPGMVTSTSEYDNVGAGEWSLTSSPETYASPVVDMIQLEGQSSPFIAVTKPVEIDHDQHQKANTLGKTEYRAVISDKEQSANQVFLFEGTSVLGHVTRSGGSSSESKYNSKSREGSEEADWGEQSSDYSPFVIVDHSSVTQQISSNYNSRQGEAAKTQNQTDQSLSPSHVNWDSSETTSLSPELPFNMAYNEDGTSTESQVGGNEESNGNVEGNITEAMSLSSSSGGQKDTLKHSPDSLHPGSQDELRSNSDGDSSSGLEMDYIVVSGTVKEAEREWHDRPRQSDRQSKGARNSMETFSRLFYAATVLQTQAQAAHREHQEDTEQSRQNQMSRGTDSTLSADTEQNQAALSMPANWDNAPEHHMVLEMISPSQSKNTPEAFHQSDSRPTGCSQTQIEKGNYDDKSSIVVRSVSPSLRYPSDVFLKTREEVYVHSQISMEDSDEGGQSPSAPPSCPTSLGNFKDWGGQLVRQDTPQTTPETPESPVLTNSSVSHTSSLTGTPLSESGISTDRGLGLPFSGDLMEEENDEEEHEEETDAEHIPQTKWTSEVQSERDQRHQLGSSDLLSFTEELSGGSSGQQTDIQALEVKQDRFLQNTVGYYEGQPITTGDRDKWSADQQIGNHESSQESYSFVLRRQQDVTSQLSSQPTNENPASHWAGGPNVTQGQTQYGYNYHHIDQRTENQSTHSTCVDTKSNSQQNTTDAVYAEFTTAATAVQYGSEQAESYYEAGVNAEYNLDAPDTKFQYIAESQYGDDSKSMCPSELQCSQYQAEGQCQYETDHAHYQLEGQPFYQSDDHPEREDHARYVPDGYVHFLLSRHSQQRDGAAGMMMKMASSEETAEEMDNREDPPSSADLSGSSNQRRKLAAPPMNVSLDHSEGSLLSEDALDTEDEALDTGDDLDVNIDELDTPDEADSLEFNRHGDSEDSDMGAGAASNDGFAGHRSAEERRDSRLWRSVVIGEQEHRIDMKCIEPYKRVISHGGYYAEQNAIIVFAACFLPDSDCDNYNYVMENLFLYVISTLELMVAEDYMIVYLNGATPRRRMPGFSWMKKCYQMIDRRLKKNLKMFIIVHPSWFIRTLLGITRPFISSKFSSKIKYVNSLQELGEIIPMEYVHIPPSIVKYDEERGIHRFACMRADKKGNSAV; this comes from the exons ATGCATCAGAAGATCCCATCCATGCTGTTTTAGGTGGACCAGAGCCAGATGTTGACACTGTGGCCGCAACACTGTGCTTAGCCCTACACCTCAGCCAG AAGGAAACCTCAGGCGGACTGTGTCTGCCAGTGTTGTGCGACCGGCGATGTAACGTTGCGTTGCCCGGGGAGACGGTGAGGTATCTACAGAGGGTGAAAATCTGCGAGAGTTCGCTGCTGTGGAGGCAGGATGTAGACCTCGTGAAGCTTCATCACACCAGAAAACTCTCACTCACACTGCTGAGAGATGGACTTCTAGatag CTCTGAGTACCACACTTTGGAGTCCAGCATCCTGCGAGTGGTCCATCATGACGGGCAGCAAGACGCAGGGGATGATGGGGCATCGTCCGCAGTGACGACAGTCGCCAGGGAGATTCTTCAAGAGGCAGCGGAGCACATCAGAGCAACGCTGGGGGAGACTCTCGGAG AGGCCTTGCGGATGCAAAGTGAGGCTATGTGGAACAAACATGGCCGTcgctcagcacagctggaggAGCTAATGAGATCCGTGGAACGATGGAGTGATGTCACTGCTG CAGCAACAG ACTTGGAGCGGCTGCTTACAATGGAGCTGAAGGAGTtttctgatggagagatgaccATAGCACTGTCTTCTGTGACCACAGATAAGCAG GACTGGCATGCTTATGTGGATGGACTGAAAACATTCAGTCATCGCCATGGCTACGATGGTCTGGTGGTTCTCTTGTCCATCAATGACACAGTTCATCATCCCCGCCAGCAGGTGGCTGTCTACTCAAACAACACAGATATCCTCAATCAG ATCTGCTGTGAGTTGGAAGAGTCCTCCAGCTGGTCTCTTTCTGGTGAACTGGAGGCTAGGGAGAATTTCCAGGTCTACCACATCCCTATTAAcactctctcatcctctggtACTCCTCCTCTGCTGGAGGAAGAAATCCAGGGCCTCCTCAAGGACTTTGTAGACCGGCGGAACACTGTATTAGCCTGCCACCCAAGCAGTAGGACCTCTTCCACTGAGGGAGTAGCAGGCAGTGTGGAGTTCTCCCAGGGATCATCTGGCATCAATGACATGGATGGTTCTGACATAGAGAGGGCCGAGGGAGGCAGCGGAGATGTGGTGGCAATAGCAAG GGTGATGGCAGATGgtgaagaggaaacaggaggTGTAGGAGTCAGTGCTGGTGGGGAGCTAGTGAGCCCTGACAGTGGTATGACCACCATCCGCAGCAGCCGCTCCTCCAAGGAGAGTTCAGTGTTCCTTAGTGATGACAGTCCGGTTGGTGAGGCTATAGCAGGAGGAGGTCCAGcagcaggaccaggaggacTCTTCCTCAGAAACCCATCTCCCCTGGGgttgtcatctctctctcctcctgtccctcCTGAGAGGAGGAAGCACCGCTCTAGCAGAAATAGGAGCGACAACTTTGACCTGTTTAGTTTCGACCCACTACATAGCAGTGACCGCTCTTTGCCAGCAGGAGGGGAAATGGCAGATTCTGAAGTGAGAGGTAATGAGGGACAAAGAAGAGCAGGCAGTTCCAACTTATCAGAACTTGAAGAATTGAGTTTACTGGATTTCTCTGCCCCTAATTCACTGGATGAACTTGAAAGTAGGAACTCTTCAATTGACCACCATGGTCAAATCCATAGGAATGAAATGATTGACACTGTGGTTCCTCCAACCCCAGTCAACAGCCTGGTAGGTAGCCGCCCACCCAGCAGTTGTGGGGTCAGGTTCTTCCCAGAAGATGTAGCAGAAAGGATCAATGGCCTTCAGCACAAGGACAGTGTGTCATCATCCCTTTCAGAGACCTGGGATGAACTTGGCTTTGACACACAAGGAGCATTGTTCTCAAGTGATAATAATGCTTGGAATAGGACCAAGGAATCTGAGAGCCCACAGAATATTGTAGAGGAAGTTGGAGACAAAGGGTCAGTTGGTGACATGACACAAATACTAAGCAAGGAAGAGATCTTAAAGTCCGAGAATGCCCACCAGAGGGAAAAGAGGCTTGAACCTCAGCTTAGTCTGGTCACTGAGCAGACTGAATCATATGAAAACTGGAACCCAGGTTTTGTACTGAAGGATCAGTGGAACCCTGTTACTTTGGCTGATCTGCAATTGACACCACCAGAGGAGGAGGTAACTGGAAAATGCACGGCTGGTATAActggaacaaaagaaaaaacaccctCTTTCACAAGGAAGAAAGCAACCATAAACACTTTAACACCAGACACATCTAAAGAGGAGGACGAAGGGGTCCGAggtaaaaaaggagaaagacagatggagctCCTTGACTTCTGGACATATTCAACTCAAAAAGGATTTCTCAAATCCGATAGCGGAACCACAACGTCTTACCCTGAATCATTAGATATGTGGAACATGACAATTCGGGATGACAGTCTATCACCACTCACAACCCCTGACAACTTGTCTGAAAACTCAGGTTCTTTCTGTGGAGCAAACTCCAATGTTGTGGGTGACATGTCTGTGGAAAGTCCACCAGGGTTCTCTGATGGTGGGATGAAGATGTGGAACACCACCATACAGGAAGACAGCTCTTCCACTATAACAAGCCCTGAAGGACCTGAAAATGGGAAGGACCTTAGTCACATGGGATCTCTGGATTCTCCAGAGACACATGCAGGCAAACAATCCGAAGAAGAAAAAGTgatagaggaggagagaggtagAGTAATTAGTCAGACACCTCAGGAACTGGGGTGGTGTGATAATGAACACAACGTGAAAATAGTCATAGAGACTGCAGAAGGTACAGGACGGGGTGAAGGAGACAATGCCATACAAACTGCTCCGAGCCAACAGTCTGTTAACTTGGTAACTGAGCATTCAGAAGATGAGACTTCCCCGCATCAAGGCACTAACCTGTGGGACTTACCTGTCCCTGGCATGGTCACCTCCACCTCAGAATATGACAATGTAGGAGCTGGTGAGTGGAGCCTGACATCCTCCCCTGAGACCTATGCTAGCCCCGTGGTAGACATGATACAGCTAGAGGGACAGTCTAGTCCTTTTATAGCTGTGACCAAACCTGTTGAGATAGATCACGATCAACACCAGAAGGCTAATACTCTGGGAAAGACTGAATACAGAGCAGTAATTTCAGATAAAGAACAGTCAGCCAACCAGGTGTTCCTGTTTGAGGGAACTAGTGTGCTGGGTCACGTGACCAGGAGTGGGGGAAGTTCGTCTGAGAGTAAGTACAACAGCAAAAGCAGAGAAGGATCAGAGGAGGCTGACTGGGGAGAACAATCCAGTGATTATTCCCCATTTGTTATAGTAGACCATTCCTCTGTCACTCAGCAAATTTCATCCAATTATAATTCACGTCAAGGAGAAGCTGCTAAGACTCAAAATCAGACTGACCAATCATTATCCCCAAGTCATGTGAATTGGGACAGCTCAGAAACAACTTCATTATCACCGGAGCTGCCATTCAATATGGCCTATAATGAAGATGGGACTTCCACTGAAAGCCAAGTGGGAGGAAATGAAGAGAGCAATGGAAATGTGGAGGGCAACATAACAGAAGCTATGTCTCTGAGCTCCAGCTCTGGGGGGCAGAAGGACACATTAAAACATAGCCCTGACAGCCTTCATCCAGGTAGTCAAGATGAACTCAGGTCCAATTCTGATGGAGATTCATCTTCAGGCCTAGAAATGGACTACATTGTTGTGTCTGGCACAGTAAAAGAAGCTGAGAGAGAGTGGCATGATAGGCCTAGACAGAGTGACAGGCAATCAAAAGGAGCAAGAAATTCCATGGAGACATTTAGCAGGCTTTTCTATGCTGCCACAGTACTGCAAACCCAGGCCCAAGCTGCACATAGGGAGCACCAGGAGGACACAGAACAAAGTAGGCAAAACCAAATGAGCAGAGGTACTGACAGTACACTTAGTGCAGATACAGAGCAAAATCAAGCTGCCTTATCCATGCCAGCAAATTGGGATAATGCACCTGAGCATCACATGGTACTGGAAATGATCAGTCCCAGCCAATCAAAAAATACTCCAGAAGCTTTTCATCAGTCAGATTCAAGACCAACAGGGTGCAGTCAAACACAGATAGAAAAAGGAAACTATGATGATAAATCAAGCATTGTGGTCAGAAGTGTGTCTCCATCATTAAGATATCCGTCAGATGTCTTTCTGAAAACTAGAGAGGAGGTTTATGTCCATTCACAGATCTCAATGGAAGATTCAGATGAGGGTGGACAGTCACCTTCTGCACCTCCATCATGCCCTACTTCTTTGGGTAACTTTAAAGACTGGGGAGGTCAGTTAGTGAGGCAGGACACACCTCAAACCACTCCTGAAACACCTGAATCACCTGTACTTACTAATAGCTCAGTCTCCCACACTAGCTCTTTGACTGGCACCCCATTAAGTGAATCAGGCATTTCTACTGACAGAGGACTTGGATTACCATTTTCTGGAGATTTGATGGAAGAGGAGAATGACGAGGAAGAGCATGAGGAGGAAACTGATGCAGAGCACATTCCCCAGACAAAATGGACCTCAGAAGTACAAAGTGAGAGGGACCAAAGACATCAGTTAGGATCTTCTGATCTGCTAAGTTTCACGGAGGAGCTGAGTGGAGGTTCATCAGGTCAACAAACAGATATACAAGCACTTGAGGTTAAGCAGGACAGGTTCCTACAGAATACAGTGGGTTACTATGAAGGACAGCCAATAACGACTGGTGATCGTGATAAATGGTCGGCTGACCAACAGATTGGAAACCATGAATCTTCTCAAGAAAGCTATTCATTTGTCTTAAG AAGACAACAAGATGTGACGTCCCAGCTGTCATCCCAGCCAACCAATGAAAATCCTGCATCTCACTGGGCAGGAGGTCCGAATGTAACTCAGGGTCAAACCCAGTATGGCTACAACTACCACCACATTGACCAAAGAACTGAAAACCAGAGCACACACTCAACTTGTGTAGATACCAAATCCAACAGCCAGCAAAACACCACAGATGCTGTCTATGCTGAGTTTACAACTGCTGCCACAGCTGTACAGTACGGGTCTGAGCAGGCTGAAAGCTATTATGAAGCTGGAGTAAATGCCGAGTACAACTTGGATGCTCCAGATACCAAGTTTCAATACATAGCTGAAAGCCAGTATGGAGATGACTCCAAGTCAATGTGCCCTTCTGAACTTCAGTGCTCTCAGTATCAAGCTGAAGGCCAGTGTCAGTATGAGACAGACCATGCTCATTACCAGCTTGAGGGACAGCCATTCTACCAATCAGATGACCACCCTGAGAGGGAAGATCATGCGCGGTATGTGCCGGACGGATATGTTCACTTTCTCCTGTCAAG ACACTCCCAACAGAGAGACGGTGCAGCagggatgatgatgaagatggccTCCAGTGAGGAAACTGCTGAGGAGATGGATAACagagaag ACCCACCGTCCTCGGCAGATCTGTCAGGCAGCTCTAACCAAAGGAGAAAGTTGGCAGCTCCGCCAATGAACGTGTCACTGGATCACAGTGAGGGGTCTCTTCTCTCAGAAGATGCTCTGGACACAGAAGACGAGGCCTTGGACACCGGAGATGACCTGGATGTCAACATTGATGAGCTGGACACACCTGATGAGGCTGACTCCCTGGAGTTCAATAGACATG GGGACTCAGAAGATTCTGATATGGGTGCAGGAGCAGCTTCGAATGATGGCTTCGCAGGACACAGATCAGCTGAGGAAAGAAGGGATAGCAGACTGTGGAGGAGTGTGGTGATTGGAGAGCAGGAGCATCGCATTGATATGAAGTGCATTGAGCCATACAAAAGAGTCATTTCTCATGGAG GTTATTATGCTGAGCAGAACGCCATCATCGTGTTTGCAGCATGTTTCCTGCCGGACAGCGACTGTGACAATTACAATTATGTAATGGAAAACCTGTTTCT GTATGTAATAAGCACGTTGGAACTAATGGTGGCAGAAGATTACATGATTGTTTACCTGAATGGCGCCACACCTCGCAGGAGAATGCCTGGTTTTAGCTGGATGAAAAAGTGCTATCAAATGATTGACAGAAG